Proteins encoded within one genomic window of Eleutherodactylus coqui strain aEleCoq1 chromosome 1, aEleCoq1.hap1, whole genome shotgun sequence:
- the UBXN2A gene encoding UBX domain-containing protein 2A → MREADKTDTMKPQDRVYRVAGRSSERKRCDSFVSSLFEEAEDAGVLNTSVDDEAEVVIKMWKNGFTINDGQLRDYTDAANRQFMDSMKKGELPPELHKTFAKNELSVNVEDRKSEEYLRKKRVDAFSGQGYRLGSAAPKVITKTTNGLEDELNLPTVELDDGEPMTNVKIWLADGKRVVQKFNTTHRICDVKHFVERIPCKSQKIPFTLATSFPLRDLLDETATIQEARLQNTVLVQRAQKTTEAFRNS, encoded by the exons ATGAGGGAAGCTGACAAGACCGACACGATGAAGCCTCAGGACAG AGTTTACAGGGTGGCGGGGAGGAGCAGCGAGCGGAAGCGGTGTGACTCCTTTGTGAGCAGCTTGTTTGAGGAAGCAGAAGACGCAGGCGTTCTTAACACTTCAGTGGATGATGAG GCGGAGGTCGTAATAAAGATGTGGAAGAATGGGTTTACAATCAATGACGGTCAACTCAGGGACTACACAGATGCTGCAAATCGTCAGTTTATGGACTCCATGAAGAAGGG GGAGCTCCCTCCAGAGCTGCACAAGACGTTTGCAAAGAATGAATTGTCAGTTAATGTGGAAGACAGAAAAAGCGAGGAGTACTTGAGAAAGAAGCGTGTGGATGCGTTCTCTGGGCAGGGTTACCGTCTGGGAAG TGCGGCCCCAAAAGTAATCACCAAAACTACAAATGGTTTGGAGGACGAGCTGAATCTCCCGACTGTCGAGCTGGATGACGGGGAACCTATGACAAACGTCAAGATCTGGCTCGCTGATGGCAAGCGGGTAGTTCAGAAGTTTAACACCACACACAG AATCTGTGACGTTAAGCATTTTGTCGAGCGCATCCCCTGTAAGTCGCAGAAGATCCCCTTCACGCTGGCGACCTCCTTTCCGCTGCGGGACCTTTTGGATGAAACGGCCACCATTCAGGAAGCTCGGCTGCAGAACACAGTCCTGGTGCAGAGGGCGCAGAAAACCACAGAAGCTTTCAGGAACTCTTAG